The Akkermansia sp. RCC_12PD genome contains the following window.
ACGTAGCTGGACCAGGCCGTTCCGTTCCCCAGGCCGAAGGCCACACCCGTATTGTGCACCCTGGTGATGTTTACCGTTCCATCAAGGAAGGTGATGGGCTCCAGATCCCGGAGGCGGTTCAGTGCGTCCACTGAATTCTGATTCAGGTCGGTATATCGTGCCATGTCTTCAGCAGGTACGGGACCGTTGGTGAAGAAATCGATGATGCCGTCGGCATGAACGTGCTGAAACCCCGGAAAATCGGGTATATAAGCATACTTGTGGGCATGCTCGTCCACATAATTCAGCGGAAAGCGATGGATGATCCACAGCTTGCTGACCTGGTCCAAAATGTACAGCCCCACGCCCAGCAGGCTCCACCAGAGCCAGCCGAGGTTTTTCTTTGTGCGGGGAGCGGAGTCCGTTTCCGTCTGGTTGTCCATGAGTCAGGGAAGGATTGTTTACGGTTCAGGAAAGTACTTCCGAGCAGCGTTCGCAGACATCTGTACCCTCTTCTTCAGGTTCATACCGGCGGCATCTTGGGCACATGGCGTGTTCCGTCCTGAGGGCAGTAGCGGCCAGTTCCGGACCGGTCTGGACACTCAAGCCCGCAATGATGAAGAATTCCGTGCAGAAGGCGCGGTCTTCCAGCAGGGCCACCACGTCCTCGCTTTCATTGGCGGGGACGGTGAGCCGGATGTCCGCTTCATTATTTTTGGAGAAGGTTTTGGCCTTTACCTGCTCTTCGATCGCCACCTGGATGACGGATTTGATTTCCAGCAGGCGGGAGACGACGGAGGAGGCTTCCTGCGTATCATATTCCGGCATGGGGACGGGGAAGTCCTGTTCATGCACGCTGCCTTCATAACCGGCGTATTCCCAGGCTTCGTCCGCCGTAAAGGCCAGGATGGGGGCCAGCAGGCGGCACAGGGCCTTGAAGATGATGGTCATGGCCGTCAGCGTGGCGCGGCGGCGCACGGAAGTGACGGAGTCGCAGTAAAGGCGGTCCTTCGTGGTGTCCACATACAGCGCGGACAGGTCGCTCGTGCAGAATTGGTTAATGACGCTGAACGCCTTGCGGAAGTCATAGGCCTCATAAGCCTTGAGCGTTTCACGGATAACGGCGTTGAGGCGTTCCAGAATCCAGCGGTCCAGGATGGGCATGTGTTCCGGAGAGACGGCCTGAGCGGCAAAGTCGAACCCGTTGATGTTGCCCAGCAGGATGCGCAGGGTGTTGCGCAGGCGGCGGTAAGGTTCCGTGACCTGCTTGAAGAGGTCTTCCCCGAAGGGGACCTCATTTTGCCAGTCTACGGAGGCGGCCCACAGGCGCACGATGTCCGCGCCGTACTTGTCGTAGTAATAGGCGGCGTCGATGGGCTTGCCACTCTTGGCGTCAGACTTGGAAGTCTTTTTCCCGGTGTCCTTGTCCACCACGAATCCGTGGGTCATCACAGCCTTGTACGGAGCCGTGCCGCGCCAGGCGACGGAAAGCATCAGGGAACTCTGGAACCAGCCGCGGTGCTGGTCCGTGGCTTCCAGGTACAGGTCCGCAGGGGCGTCCAGGCCGGGGCGGGAATCCATGACGGCCATGTGGGAGCTGCCGGAATCAATCCAGACGTCCAGTGTGTCCTTGCCCTTTTTCCAGTTTTTGGGAAGGCCCAGGCGTTCGCACAGGGCTTCGTCGGAAAGTTCAAACCAGATGTTGGAGCCGTGGGATTCCACCATGTCCGCGATTTTGCGCACCAGCGCGGCGTCCAGAATGGCTTTGCCGTCTTCGTCAAAAAAGACGGGAAGCGGGACGCCCCACGTGCGCTGGCGGGAGATGCACCAGTCCGGACGGGCTTCCACGGTACCGTAAATGCGGTTGCGGCCCCAGGCGGGCAGCCATTGCACCTTGTCAATCTGTTCCAGAGCTTGCGGGCGCAGCTTGTCCATGGAAATGAAGAATTGTTCCACCGCGCGGAAGATGATGGGTGTTTTAGAACGCCAGCAGTGCGGATATTGGTGGCGGTATTCCTCCACGCCGAAGAGATTGTTGTCCTTTTCCAGCATGGCGATGACGTCCTTGTTGGCGTCAAACACGTGTTTCCCCACCAGGGCGGGAACACCCACTTCTTCCGTGTATTTGCCGTCGTCGTCCACAGGGGAAAGAACGGGCAGCCCGTACTGGCGCCCCGCGTTGTAGTCGTCCGCACCGTGGCCGGGAGCGATGTGGACCGCGCCGGTGCCGGTGTCCGTCGTGACAAAATCCGCCAAAATGATTTTGGATGTGCGGGAGAGGAAGGGATGCCGGGCTTCGCAGTTTTCCAGTTCCGCCCCCTGGAATTCACGAATGGTTTCCGCGAGGGCCCAGCCCGTTTTCTGCGCGAACGCATCCAGAAGCTCTTTCACGATGATGAGGGTTTCCGTCTGGCCGTCCTTCATGAATTTTCCGGCCACATACGTGAAGCGCGGATGAAGGGCGATGCCTACGTTGGCGGGCAGTGTCCACGGAGTGGTGGTCCAGATGACCATGGAAGCCTTCAGCCCCAGGGGATTGTCCAGCAGCGGGAAGCGGACGAAAACGGAAGGACTGACCTTTTCCTTGTAGTCGATTTCCGCTTCCGCCAAGGCCGTATAAGCGCCGTAGGACCACTGCACGGGTTTGCGACTCTGGTACACGGCTCCGTCTTCCACCAGTTTGGCGAAGACACGCAGGATGTTGGCTTCATAGGCCGGGTCCATCGTCAGGTAGGGGTGCTCCCAGTCGCCGAAAACGCCCAGGCGGCGAAAGGAAGTCCGTTGAATGTCGATGAAGCCCTTGGCAAATTCTACGCAGCGGCGGCGGATTTCCGCGGCGTCCAGGTCGCGGGCCTTCTGCACCACCTTGAATTCGATGGGGAGGCCGTGGCAATCCCAGCCGGGAATGTACGGGGCGGCATAGCCGGCCATGGTTTTGGACTTGAGGACCAGATCCTTCAGAATTTTATTCAGGGCCGTGCCCATGTGCACGTCGCCATTGGCGAAGGGGGGGCCGTCGTGAAGGAGGAAACGGGGTGCGCCCTGTTCTATCCTGCGGGACAAAATTCGTTCGTACAGCCCGGTGTCTTCCCACTTTTTCAGGCGTACGGGTTCGTTTTTCGTCAAGTCTCCCCTCATCGGGAAGCCGGTCTTCGGCAACAGGATGGTGTCTTTATAATTTTTTTCGGGCGCACTCATGCCCGGAAAAAGTATCACCCGGTCCGTTTCCGGTCAACCCCGCGGTGCGGCACAGCCCGGACCTATGCCGTTCATTCCTCCCGCTTTCCGGAAGAATCCACCTCCGCGGTATTATCCGTTCCGCGGCTCGAGGCGTCGGCTGGCAGGATTTTCCGTTCGGAAAGCCATTTTTCGGCGTCCTCCGGCCACCGGTCGGTTGGATTGCCGCGCTTCTCCATGCCGTAGCCGTGCCCTCCCTTGGAATAAAGGCGCAATGTCACGGGAACTGCTTTGTCCCGGCAGGCCTTTTCCATGAATTTGCTGTTGGCGGAGGCTACGCCGTCATCCTGGGCGTGAACGAGGAAGACGGGCGGCGTGTTTGGCGTAACCTGCCGTTCGGAGGAGCACAATTCTTCCAAAGACGGGTCGGGCTTGGAGCCGATGATTTTGTTGCGCGTGCCCGGATGAGTATCTTTTGGGGCCATCGTGATAACGGGATAAATCAGCATGGCAAAATCCGGACGGGCGGAGACGGATCTGAGGGGATTGTCCGCTTCTTCCGGAAGTGTCTTGTTCCACAGTGTAGCGGCCATGGCGGCCAGATGGCCTCCTGCGGAAAAGCCCATGACGCCGATTTTTCCGGGATCGACGCCGAGTTTCCCGGCATGCTTGCGCGTCAGGCGCAGGGCCTGCCGGGCATCCAGCAGGGGGCCGGGAAATTTGCCTATGGCATTGTTTTCCTGGGAAACGCGGTACTTGACGACCACACCCACCATGCCATGCTCCGCCGCCCATCGGGCGATGTGCGCGCCTTCCTTGTCAATGGCCATGAGGGCGTAGCCTCCGCCCGGAAAGATGCACAGGGCCGGGCGTTTGTCCCGGGAGCGCCACCCGGCGGGAAAATAAAACTGCATTTGCGCTTTCCCCACGTCCGTGACCCTGGTGGGATCAATGTATTTTTCCTGCATGTCCGCCGCCTTGAGTTCCAGAGGAATCCCGTTGGAGACAAAGGAGGACTTCCCGGATTCCGCGGGCAATTTTTTGAGAGTGGCGGAAAAGGAATCCGCACCGGACGAGGCGGGAACAAAAATCAGCGAGACGGCGCAAAAAAGGGATGGAATGTTCATGGTTTGCTGGCAATGGAAATGATGAGTCCGGCAAGTCCCTGAACGACTTCCGCAAACTGGGGATAGTCCAGTTTCTCGGCCGTGTCGCTGGTTTCATGGTAGTCGTCGCAGCGGAGGAAGGCCGTATCCGTAACGGCAAAGGAGGGAATGCCCTCCTTCATGTAGCCCCAGTCGTCGGACCAGGAAACGCCATTCGTGTAATAGGGGAAGGAGGCGGAACGCACCGGGAACCGGCTCAGGGCGGCAAACTCGTCGGCACAGGAACGAGCGAAGTTTTTCCCCGTATTGGTGGACAGGAAAGCCACATAGTCGCAACGGTCCGGCAGTCCGGCCAGTCCGGCGACCACGGCCGACTTGCGCTTCTTGTTCACCCGCGGAGAATAGCAGCCAAGCGTTTCCAGGGCGATCATGCCGATGACCTTGTCTTTTCCCGGCCGGGCGGCGATGGATTTGGCGTGTACCACGCTGCCCATGGCGGGGGTTTGGTAAAAGGGCGGTTCCTCGTTGGCATAAGCTGCCAGGCAGACGTCGTGAAGAGTGTCGGAGACCGCCAGAATCCGGGCCACTTCCAGCAGGGCGGCTACGCCGGAAGCGTTGTCATTGGCTCCGGGCGTGCCCGTGCGGGAAGGTCTTGCGGGGCCGTGGTCGTGCCAGTTGTCCATGCCCACCTTGGTATCGTAATGCGCGCCGATGATGAGTGTTTTCGCGTTGGGGGAGCTGCCTTTCTTCGTGGCAATGATGTTGTACACGGTTCTGTCGCGCACGGCTCCGTATTCCCCGGAGCGGGGAATACGCACGGCCTGGCGCGTGACGGCATAACCCATTCCGGCCAGGGCCTGTTCAATGTATTGGGCGGAACGTTCCATGGTTCCTGCCTTGTAGGCGTTGCGTTCCCCGATAGTATCTGCCAGTTGGAACACATGCGTTCTCAAACGCTCTTCCGTTTGTTCCGTGTTCGGAATATTGCCGGAGCCGCAGGGCTGGAACAGCCGGGTGCAACAGGGGAGGGACAGGAGGAGGGCCATGACGGCCAGGACTGGAAGAAGGCACAGAGAGAGAAGAAGGGGCCGGTTCATAAGGGCGGAAGCGATTGAAACCATGCTAGCCCTGCGGGCGTCTGCTGTCAATGAACATGTTCCGCCGTCCGGAGGCTGGAGGTTATTTCCTGAACCTGTTCCCGGTACTGGCGTAAATGACGGCGAATGTAATAGCGGCGACAAAAAGAAACACGGCGATGGAAAGAAGTACGGGACTTTCCAGAATGGTGCTGATGATGCTGAGCAGCATGCAGAAAGCCAGGAAAAACATCAACTTGCCGGCGAAGCGGCACAGGGCGCGTTCATCGTACCGTTCTTTTTTCTCTCGGCTCATCAGATTATAACCGGCAATCAGAAAGGAGCATTTCTCCATGGAAAGAATGATTCCAAGGAAGATGAAAACTCCCATTATGACGACAGGTATCAGAAGAGGGGCATCCATAAAGCCGTAACGGATATTAGTGGCGTTTATTCTTTGCCGATTCCAAGGGGAAGGCAAGCTGCCAGTTCGACTTTAAAGACATACGCTTGAAAAAGGCATCTTTTATCAGGGAAAGGTCTGTTTTTGAAAAGAGAAAGAATATCGGCCTATCCTGTCGGGTTCTCCGTCCGTCAGAACAGGAAAACCGGATGAAAATGATATGAGGCCTGGCGTGGGTAATCAGAAATTCTCTGTTTTACATCTGCGTCGTTTACATGCACTAATTGTCTCTTTGCCTTCTGCTTCCAAAGATGATAAGCCACAAAAAATAGCTCAAGCATGCATTAGTTTCAATATGATTTTCATCACACTCAATAAGTATGCCTTCGTACAATAAATATATTTCAGCCTGATAACCCTTGGAACTGGCAATAGTTAGTTTTCTCCTATATAATTTTATGGTACATGTATCGCCTGACTTAGTTTTGACAATTATTTTTGGCTCAAGAGTACTTTAGCGTCATGCATGGAGATGTAATTTATTCTCTATGAGTGCGCAATAGATATATTTTTCGTTCCCATATTTCAGAGAAGAAGTTTAGAGAACTTATTCGTTTGTTTTCTCTTGATATTGAGGCCTCAAAAATATCAGTTTTCACAGGCATCAGTCGCAAAACAATCAATAAAATACTTCATGCCATCAGAGTAAGACTTGCCGAGCTATGTGAAGAGCAAGCCATTTTCTCGCAAGGAGTCTTTGAATGTGATGAGAGCTATTTTGGAGCCAGGCGCATTAGAGGTAAAAGAGGTCGGGGAGCAGCCGGTAAAATCATTGTTTTTGGCATCTATGAAAGATACACGGGAAGAGTTTATACATGTATCGCGCCCAACGTAAAAAGTCAGACACTAATTGAGATTATACGGAAGAAGATTCCCTTGAACTCGACAATCTATACCGATGGATTCCGTAGTTATTTGCCTCTTGCTCGATATGGATACCTCAAGCATGAAAGTATTGATCATGGCAAAAACGAATGGGCTCGGAATCAAATCCATGTGAATGGTATTGAAGGTTTTTGGGGCGTGTCAAAGACAAGGATGAGCAAGTTTAGAGGGCTCAGAGTATCTTTATTTTCTCTTCATCTCAAAGAATCTGAATACAGATTTAATCATTGACATGAAAATCTCTACCAACTCATTTTAACGAACCTTCGGAAAACTCCGCTAAAGTACTCTTGAACCAAATTCAAAAAAAGTATGGACGGGATAATTTTTTAAAGGAACTATTTACTTTAGTCTTGTATCAGTCGTTTTGGCTGCCTCTCCTGCCAATTTATTACCGAATATCAGCGTTAGCACCAATGCAACATTCCAACAAGATTATTCTACATAATTCCGATTTTTTAAATTATTATTTTGGTAGGAATTTTATTTTGCTTGTTGAAGAGAAAAATAAATAACTAAAGATGAATTTTTATATGATGATATCCATTATTTTTTAGTTAAAATTTATTCTCATAAAAATATGGGAATACATTATTATTTGACCAGTAGGAGCCATTAACCAATAATACATATTATCGTCATATTGTAATAAGTTGACGAGTGTAATAACTAATATAAAGGAAATTATAAAAATAATCGTTTTTTTAATGATGTTTTTCCGTTTTACAATATTTTTGAATATTAAATTTTCTATGAAAATAATAAAAAATCCAAATATTAGTGGAATAATATAGATGAGAGATAAATTAATATCTTCGTGATAATATGATTCTGGCTGTGTTTCAATTATAGGAAAAAAGATTAAAACGGAGTTGAAAATCATATAAATGAAACACAAGTTACTTATTTTTAAGCTCATATTTTATAATATTAACTATGAAATAGACGTTTAATTTTTATATTACAACAACATTCGCAATCTTTAGAACTTCCTTCGTTAAGGCAAGCTAGATCAGCTTCCAAATCTTTTAGAGAGTCAGCTATGACTCTTCCTAACTGAGCATCGGAAATGCTTCCCCACCAATTTTCAACCTGTGCAGTGAGAAGATCTGCTACTTCTTTTGCCGTACCTGTTCCTACTGCTGTCTATTTCCCACAATTCGTAGAAATAAGGCAGGTTGCATAGCAATGCTTAAATTTATCATCTTTAGTACTATGAAACCATGCTTTTATAAAAGCATGTGCAGCACAAGCAAGCCATAATGCAAAGCTAATACCTCCTCCCCATCCAGAAGCTGATTTTCCCAATATATCATATTTTAGAATCGGAGAATTCATACATAAAGTATACAAATTCCATCCACCTTGTTCAGCAATGGAATCACGATTAATCCATCTGCCGGTTAAGGGGTTGAGATGCCGATAATTGTAATAAATAAGTCCTAATTCATCATCCTCATACTCACAGGAAAAACGGAATTTGTTGTTTTGGGCCATATCTCCTTCCATTGTCAGAGGGGCACCAAAGGGAGTATACTCATAGCGAGCTCTCCGTGTTTGCAATCCGTCGAAAATAGAGGTGACATTTTTCAGAATATCATACATAAAATATAGATGTTCTTTAATTTCTGTCACGTTCTCTTTCTGGAATGTCATCATTAAGATGTGCGTAGTTTCCAGTTCCGTTGGCTCCCATAAATAGCTTTTCACCAGAATGGGGACCGGTTGCATCACGTCCAATTCCGCTATTTGCAGATAGTTTCGGTACAAATAATAAGTATGGCTGATATATGTTCCGTTGACTATTACTTTCTTTTCAAAGCGGCGTCCCATATAATCGTAATTGCAAACTACTAAAGTATAACCATCTTCGCTGGTAAAGGAAACAGGCCTGTCATTGCCATCGTAGCAAACATTCCAGATGCCCGTTGAGGTTTTCATCCTGGTCTGATTGCCGTCCGCATCATAGAGAGGGTCAAAGGAAACATCCGCCTGAATTATGTTTGTGTACTGGTTGAGACTGTTGGCATCGTAGGATACCTCTTCTTCCAGCTCCCGGGCGGTTTTGCGATTGCCGATGTTGTCGTACTGATAGGCAAAGTTGCCTCTTTGCTGTATCTGATCCCCTGTCAATTCACTTCTGCCGTTGTAGGTGAAGTCCCTGGTGGTTGCCGGAGTGGCAGCCTCCCATGAATCCTTTCGTTGAACGGGACGCATCAAGTGGTCGTACTGGTAGACATGTCCAGCCACCCTACCGCCATTCCCGGGGACCTCATAGCCGATGGAAGCCAGGAGATAGAGCTGGGGATGATAGGTATTCCTGCGGACCATGCCGTTGGGATAGGACAATTGATTGAGGAAGCCGCTGATCTGGTCATACTGCCAAGTGAAGGGAGTATCCAAGCCTTCCATATTCATCCCGATCATGGCACCTTGATGGCCATAGTCAAGATGGGAGTATTGCACGGTGCGGGTTCCGATCATCAGGCGGTATCCGCAGGGACGCCCAAAGGCGTCATACTCTTCCTGGATGCAGCTTTCCACGGTCCCAAAGGAATTATTCTGTTGGGTTCTTCCATAGGCATCATAGCAGAGTTCTCTGGTTCCTGAGGCATCGTAAACAGAGGTCATCTGCCCGAGGTGGTTGTAGGAGTAGAGCCATGGCTGGGTGTTGTCGCTGTGAGAGACGGAGACTAATTCCCCGGTGGCCGGAGCGTACTGATAAGTTGTCACAATGCCCCTGGCTTTGGTGAGTGTTTCCAGGCGGTTGAGCCTGTCGTAGGTTTTGGAAACACAGGAACCATTGGCATAGGTTTTCTTGAGTTCCAATCCCGTGGCTGCATCGTAGAGCCACCTGGTGGTGTCTCCGTCGGTGCGGCTGGAAGGATCGGTGGTAATATCGCCTTCATCCGTCCTGAAGGTGGTTAACGATGTCAAGCGTCCTGCTTCATCGTAAGCAAAGCAGGAGGGCTGTATGGCAGTGCCATATTCAGCAATCTTTCTGCCGCGGATGTCATAGGAATAGCGGGCAGTGTCTCCCAGAGCATTGGTAATACTGGCTGGCGCATCACAGCAAGGAGTGTAGGTAATAATGGTCATGTTGCCAGCTGTATCTGTTGTCTGAACAGCACGCCCAGCTAAGTCGGATTCTATTGTCATGATATTGCCCCTGGCATCGGTTTGCTTCAGCATCATTCCTGTGGAGGTATAGGAGCGTTCCTGTGAAGAGTGGATTCCTGCACAATTGGTTTGTCTTATGGTAAACCCATCGACTACCAAAGATTTAGCTATTATATCGGAAGTAGGGATGTGGCTGAATTGGGTGCGTTTGGTAGGGGCGGTGTATTCTGTCCATTGGATGCTCTGTTGTCCGTAGATATCAGTAGTAATTTTTTTACTTTCCAAAGTGGAATTCAGTTGAGAAACTATTTTTTCTATTATCTGAGTCAGGGGAAATCCTTGGGCATTGTAAGTGATAGTAGTTTGCACTTCGTAAACACCGTCTTCCCGTATCTGGTAGCACAAGGAGCTTCCTGATATCCTGTTTTTAGTGGGATCATGCGGATGCAATTCATCCAGAAGAATGGTCTGCCTTACGACATTGCCGAGTTCATTGTAGACAGTCATTGTAGGTGCCATATCTTCTGATTGAGATCGGACAAGCTGTCCCTTGTCGTTGTAGGTATTTCGGGTGACAATGAAACCTTCCAAAGTATTGGGCTGTTCCTGTCGGATAGTTTGACCGAATCCATTTTGAAGAGTTCGGGAAAGAACGACTCCCTGGGACAGGGTGGTGGTGAGGATGCCTTCCTGTGTCAACTCAAGCTGGGTTTCCATTTCCCGCTGGCCGGTTCCGGCCTGAAGGAGAATGGAGCCGTCATAATAAGTTTGAGTAATTAAAGTAGCCCCTGAAGGATTGGTAATGGTGGTGGTGAGTTGATTGTCACTGTATTGGGTCCTGGTCACACGTCCGAGGATATCGGTTGTGGAAATAACCCTTCCCAAATCGTCGTACTCCGTGCTTTCAACCGTCGTCAGGGCACCGACATCCTTTCGTGTGGAAATAATCCTTCCTGCGGCATCATAAATGTAGCTGGTGATGGTTTCAGGCGTGGTTTCCGTGGCGGAACGAATAGTTTCAACTAGTTGCTTGGCCGAGTTGTATGCGTAGCTGGTTGTGATGCCATCTTCGTCGGTTTCTCTCAAGGGACCGCAGCACATCCATTCCGTCGTGCGGATGCGTCCATTGCCCTTCGTCGTCTTGGTACGGCGAAGTTCAACATCGTATTCATAATCTTCCGAAGTAATTAAAGACCAATTTTCACCTGTGTGGACGTATTGCTCCTGTCTGGTGGTGGTGCCGTTTTCAGCGACGTATTGCACGGTTCTGGTACTTTGGCCGGGAACAATGCTCCCGTTTGCCTGGACAGTTGAGGTCACCTTGTGGGTAGCACCATGATCCGTGGTGGCTTCATAGGTATAGACGGTCTGAACGCCGTTGATACCCTGGCTCATCTTCTGTCTTCCCCGGGCATAAGGGTATTGTGTTGCTTCTCCATAAGTCTCCGAGATGCTTGTGTGAACCTCATCGGAGCCCAGAGCCGTCTCTGTAACTGTGGTCCGGTTGACTTCGTGGCTGTCTTCATAAGTGTAGCTCCTTTGGTCAGAACGGTTTCCGTTCCGTCCTGGGCAATGATGATTTCCCTTTCCGTTGCCGGCCTGAAATCATTGAAACGCAGGTCGGCATAGGTGGTACGTGTTCCTTTTTCTCCTCCTCCTGCCCACGGTGTTGCTTCCAGAACCACCCGGCCCTGGTCGTCGTACTCATAGCGCGTGTAGCCTCCGTCGGGCTTGATTTCCAATGACACGCGGAACTGGTCGTTATACGTGTAGAGTGTTGTTTGGGCCAGGGGAGTATCGTAGCCTTCCGTGCTGCTGATGGTCAGCCAGCCTCCGTCCGTGCTCTTCTGGACGGTGCGTACGCAGGATACGGGCGTTTCCTCGTTGATCTTGCGGTAGCTCTCAATCATTTCCCACTTGGAGCCGGGCAGGAAATTGCGCTCAATCCGCCGTACGATGCGCTCGTCCCCTTCACCCTGGGTGATAGTTACATTGTTGCCTTCCACTTTCCGCTCCGTGCGGAAGGCGGGCATGCCCTGCCTCTGCTCGGTGATGAGCATCACGGGTTCTCCATCCTTGACAGTATTTTCATAGCTGACCGTCTTGTAGGGAGTCCCGGAAGCAGCTACGCTCCGGGCGGTTTTGTTCACCTGGGAGGGGGAGTACCACTCCAGGGTGAGTTTGTTGCCTTCAGGCACTGCCTGGAGAAGACCCTGCGACTGGGACCAGATGCTTTGGATGGCGCCGGTGGAGGGATGGCGGTTGACCTGGAGTTTGGCAGCATAGGCTTCCGCCGTGGTTTCCACCCCGGAAGAAGAAATCAGGGAAACAACCTTGCCGGTGGAAGCCGAGAAGCGCAGGGTACTTCCATTGCTCTGGACCATGTCCAAATAGGCGGGATCCCCGTTCATACAGGGAGACTTGTCCTGGTTGAGCAGCCGGACCCTGTAGTTGAGTTTGCGTGAGCCTCCGGAAACGGGAGCGTCGGCGCTTC
Protein-coding sequences here:
- a CDS encoding M28 family peptidase, with the protein product MNRPLLLSLCLLPVLAVMALLLSLPCCTRLFQPCGSGNIPNTEQTEERLRTHVFQLADTIGERNAYKAGTMERSAQYIEQALAGMGYAVTRQAVRIPRSGEYGAVRDRTVYNIIATKKGSSPNAKTLIIGAHYDTKVGMDNWHDHGPARPSRTGTPGANDNASGVAALLEVARILAVSDTLHDVCLAAYANEEPPFYQTPAMGSVVHAKSIAARPGKDKVIGMIALETLGCYSPRVNKKRKSAVVAGLAGLPDRCDYVAFLSTNTGKNFARSCADEFAALSRFPVRSASFPYYTNGVSWSDDWGYMKEGIPSFAVTDTAFLRCDDYHETSDTAEKLDYPQFAEVVQGLAGLIISIASKP
- a CDS encoding DUF3784 domain-containing protein, which produces MDAPLLIPVVIMGVFIFLGIILSMEKCSFLIAGYNLMSREKKERYDERALCRFAGKLMFFLAFCMLLSIISTILESPVLLSIAVFLFVAAITFAVIYASTGNRFRK
- the ileS gene encoding isoleucine--tRNA ligase — protein: MSAPEKNYKDTILLPKTGFPMRGDLTKNEPVRLKKWEDTGLYERILSRRIEQGAPRFLLHDGPPFANGDVHMGTALNKILKDLVLKSKTMAGYAAPYIPGWDCHGLPIEFKVVQKARDLDAAEIRRRCVEFAKGFIDIQRTSFRRLGVFGDWEHPYLTMDPAYEANILRVFAKLVEDGAVYQSRKPVQWSYGAYTALAEAEIDYKEKVSPSVFVRFPLLDNPLGLKASMVIWTTTPWTLPANVGIALHPRFTYVAGKFMKDGQTETLIIVKELLDAFAQKTGWALAETIREFQGAELENCEARHPFLSRTSKIILADFVTTDTGTGAVHIAPGHGADDYNAGRQYGLPVLSPVDDDGKYTEEVGVPALVGKHVFDANKDVIAMLEKDNNLFGVEEYRHQYPHCWRSKTPIIFRAVEQFFISMDKLRPQALEQIDKVQWLPAWGRNRIYGTVEARPDWCISRQRTWGVPLPVFFDEDGKAILDAALVRKIADMVESHGSNIWFELSDEALCERLGLPKNWKKGKDTLDVWIDSGSSHMAVMDSRPGLDAPADLYLEATDQHRGWFQSSLMLSVAWRGTAPYKAVMTHGFVVDKDTGKKTSKSDAKSGKPIDAAYYYDKYGADIVRLWAASVDWQNEVPFGEDLFKQVTEPYRRLRNTLRILLGNINGFDFAAQAVSPEHMPILDRWILERLNAVIRETLKAYEAYDFRKAFSVINQFCTSDLSALYVDTTKDRLYCDSVTSVRRRATLTAMTIIFKALCRLLAPILAFTADEAWEYAGYEGSVHEQDFPVPMPEYDTQEASSVVSRLLEIKSVIQVAIEEQVKAKTFSKNNEADIRLTVPANESEDVVALLEDRAFCTEFFIIAGLSVQTGPELAATALRTEHAMCPRCRRYEPEEEGTDVCERCSEVLS
- a CDS encoding alpha/beta hydrolase; translated protein: MNIPSLFCAVSLIFVPASSGADSFSATLKKLPAESGKSSFVSNGIPLELKAADMQEKYIDPTRVTDVGKAQMQFYFPAGWRSRDKRPALCIFPGGGYALMAIDKEGAHIARWAAEHGMVGVVVKYRVSQENNAIGKFPGPLLDARQALRLTRKHAGKLGVDPGKIGVMGFSAGGHLAAMAATLWNKTLPEEADNPLRSVSARPDFAMLIYPVITMAPKDTHPGTRNKIIGSKPDPSLEELCSSERQVTPNTPPVFLVHAQDDGVASANSKFMEKACRDKAVPVTLRLYSKGGHGYGMEKRGNPTDRWPEDAEKWLSERKILPADASSRGTDNTAEVDSSGKREE
- a CDS encoding RHS repeat-associated core domain-containing protein, whose product is MSQGINGVQTVYTYEATTDHGATHKVTSTVQANGSIVPGQSTRTVQYVAENGTTTRQEQYVHTGENWSLITSEDYEYDVELRRTKTTKGNGRIRTTEWMCCGPLRETDEDGITTSYAYNSAKQLVETIRSATETTPETITSYIYDAAGRIISTRKDVGALTTVESTEYDDLGRVISTTDILGRVTRTQYSDNQLTTTITNPSGATLITQTYYDGSILLQAGTGQREMETQLELTQEGILTTTLSQGVVLSRTLQNGFGQTIRQEQPNTLEGFIVTRNTYNDKGQLVRSQSEDMAPTMTVYNELGNVVRQTILLDELHPHDPTKNRISGSSLCYQIREDGVYEVQTTITYNAQGFPLTQIIEKIVSQLNSTLESKKITTDIYGQQSIQWTEYTAPTKRTQFSHIPTSDIIAKSLVVDGFTIRQTNCAGIHSSQERSYTSTGMMLKQTDARGNIMTIESDLAGRAVQTTDTAGNMTIITYTPCCDAPASITNALGDTARYSYDIRGRKIAEYGTAIQPSCFAYDEAGRLTSLTTFRTDEGDITTDPSSRTDGDTTRWLYDAATGLELKKTYANGSCVSKTYDRLNRLETLTKARGIVTTYQYAPATGELVSVSHSDNTQPWLYSYNHLGQMTSVYDASGTRELCYDAYGRTQQNNSFGTVESCIQEEYDAFGRPCGYRLMIGTRTVQYSHLDYGHQGAMIGMNMEGLDTPFTWQYDQISGFLNQLSYPNGMVRRNTYHPQLYLLASIGYEVPGNGGRVAGHVYQYDHLMRPVQRKDSWEAATPATTRDFTYNGRSELTGDQIQQRGNFAYQYDNIGNRKTARELEEEVSYDANSLNQYTNIIQADVSFDPLYDADGNQTRMKTSTGIWNVCYDGNDRPVSFTSEDGYTLVVCNYDYMGRRFEKKVIVNGTYISHTYYLYRNYLQIAELDVMQPVPILVKSYLWEPTELETTHILMMTFQKENVTEIKEHLYFMYDILKNVTSIFDGLQTRRARYEYTPFGAPLTMEGDMAQNNKFRFSCEYEDDELGLIYYNYRHLNPLTGRWINRDSIAEQGGWNLYTLCMNSPILKYDILGKSASGWGGGISFALWLACAAHAFIKAWFHSTKDDKFKHCYATCLISTNCGK
- a CDS encoding signal peptidase II, producing the protein MDNQTETDSAPRTKKNLGWLWWSLLGVGLYILDQVSKLWIIHRFPLNYVDEHAHKYAYIPDFPGFQHVHADGIIDFFTNGPVPAEDMARYTDLNQNSVDALNRLRDLEPITFLDGTVNITRVHNTGVAFGLGNGTAWSSYVFLGIPVLAIIALIILYRKNFFHTVWLKLAYVLLLAGVAGNLTDRLLQGFLLPYEQPHGFFTKLLNGYVVDFIDVTLPVINYRWPAFNVADSCIFVAAIIFFIASIFSSRSKEATPS